Proteins encoded within one genomic window of Desulfonatronospira thiodismutans ASO3-1:
- a CDS encoding universal stress protein yields MNLLVPHDGSEFANKTMDKAIDFCRKLGGGKVYSVVVVPDLCISFVGRDECNLLESTLQKEGNEIKNNVQGRLTEKGVDGQVMIKSGAPEKVILETADEVDADYIVMGASGSHGADARGVLGGVTCKVINTGKRSVIVIK; encoded by the coding sequence ATGAACCTGTTAGTTCCGCATGATGGATCCGAGTTTGCAAACAAGACTATGGACAAGGCAATAGATTTTTGCCGAAAATTGGGTGGAGGCAAAGTTTATTCTGTTGTAGTTGTACCTGACCTTTGTATTTCATTCGTAGGAAGAGATGAATGCAATCTACTGGAAAGCACTCTGCAAAAAGAAGGCAACGAAATCAAAAATAATGTGCAAGGCAGGCTAACTGAAAAGGGTGTTGATGGGCAGGTAATGATCAAGTCAGGCGCTCCAGAAAAGGTAATTCTCGAGACTGCAGATGAAGTGGATGCTGATTATATAGTTATGGGCGCATCCGGGTCACATGGAGCAGATGCAAGAGGAGTGCTTGGAGGGGTAACCTGCAAAGTCATAAACACTGGAAAAAGAAGTGTCATAGTTATCAAATAA
- a CDS encoding YeiH family protein has product MAEHDKKEAQEAIKEEMAAASSTGKGRDWSQLWKKEDWWANWLGLALLLFALVVFWGATPSDAPEQLAEHEAVVEYEEERAPFATIEQIKAQDELDSIRARDHGLGPAMGWLIQRPRGWDDNPVEAFYMSESRAAEMREEAKPAYEEAQQATEEALAEAEEAQAAAAEADFEDEALNEEAVNAIDAWLDARDAESSARSDANVSGYNLIPSMILLMIFTGLMFAIGISFMGGNVGTFLVGYPIVFIISIIGFFIGNHAIASEYGLSYVLWCIIIGLLISNTMSTPGWVKPAVQTEYYIKTGLVLLGGSILFGLILMIGAPGIVVAWGVTPTVLIIGYWVGNKYIKLPSKPLNICVAAAASVCGVSAAIAAAAASKAKGEELTIAVGLSLVFTALGMFLMPALVMAVGMNPILGGAWVGGTVDSTGAVVAAGELLGPGAMYTAATLKMIQNVMIGILAFGIAAYWATKVEREGSNVELTVGAALREIWVRFPKFVIGFVAASIFFTIVYEAMGHQMGETIVSDGVLGGWANPLRAWFFAMAFTSIGLATNFRELAKYFAGGKILYHYVFTQGFNVILTLFLAWLMFMVFFPGVTEHLMEIR; this is encoded by the coding sequence ATGGCAGAACATGACAAGAAAGAAGCCCAGGAAGCCATCAAGGAAGAAATGGCTGCAGCATCTTCCACCGGCAAGGGCAGAGACTGGTCGCAACTGTGGAAGAAGGAAGACTGGTGGGCCAACTGGCTTGGTCTGGCCCTTCTATTATTCGCCCTTGTGGTCTTCTGGGGAGCAACTCCCTCGGACGCCCCAGAACAGCTGGCAGAACACGAGGCAGTGGTTGAGTACGAGGAAGAAAGAGCCCCCTTTGCCACTATAGAACAGATCAAGGCCCAGGATGAACTGGACAGCATCCGGGCCAGGGACCATGGGCTGGGACCTGCAATGGGCTGGCTTATCCAGCGTCCCAGGGGCTGGGATGACAACCCTGTGGAAGCCTTCTACATGAGCGAGTCCAGGGCTGCTGAAATGCGGGAGGAGGCAAAGCCGGCATATGAAGAAGCCCAGCAGGCAACTGAAGAGGCCTTAGCTGAGGCTGAAGAGGCCCAGGCCGCAGCTGCAGAAGCCGATTTCGAGGATGAAGCCTTAAACGAAGAGGCCGTCAACGCCATCGATGCCTGGCTGGATGCCCGGGACGCAGAGTCCAGCGCCAGAAGCGATGCCAATGTTTCCGGCTACAATCTTATCCCCTCCATGATTCTGCTCATGATCTTTACCGGTCTCATGTTCGCCATAGGCATCAGCTTCATGGGCGGCAATGTGGGCACATTTCTGGTGGGATATCCCATAGTGTTCATTATATCCATAATCGGGTTCTTCATCGGCAACCACGCCATAGCCAGTGAATACGGCTTGAGCTATGTGCTGTGGTGTATTATAATTGGTCTACTCATCAGTAATACCATGAGTACACCTGGCTGGGTCAAACCAGCGGTTCAGACCGAGTACTACATCAAGACCGGACTGGTGCTTCTCGGGGGCAGCATTCTTTTCGGCCTGATCCTCATGATCGGCGCTCCCGGCATCGTGGTGGCCTGGGGTGTTACGCCAACAGTTCTCATCATCGGCTACTGGGTGGGTAACAAGTACATCAAGCTGCCCTCCAAGCCTCTGAATATATGCGTGGCCGCAGCAGCAAGTGTTTGCGGTGTGTCCGCAGCCATCGCCGCGGCGGCAGCCTCCAAGGCCAAGGGTGAGGAGCTGACCATCGCTGTCGGTCTGTCCTTAGTTTTCACCGCCCTGGGCATGTTCCTCATGCCGGCACTGGTCATGGCCGTGGGAATGAACCCTATTCTGGGCGGTGCATGGGTCGGCGGTACTGTCGACTCCACCGGTGCAGTTGTGGCCGCGGGCGAGCTTCTTGGCCCCGGAGCCATGTACACCGCAGCCACCCTGAAGATGATCCAGAACGTCATGATCGGTATCCTGGCTTTCGGTATCGCTGCCTACTGGGCCACCAAGGTGGAACGTGAGGGAAGCAATGTAGAGTTGACCGTGGGCGCAGCTCTGCGCGAAATCTGGGTCCGCTTTCCCAAGTTCGTTATCGGCTTTGTGGCGGCTTCAATCTTCTTTACCATCGTGTACGAAGCCATGGGTCACCAGATGGGCGAGACCATTGTCAGCGACGGCGTCCTGGGCGGATGGGCCAACCCGCTGCGGGCCTGGTTCTTTGCCATGGCCTTTACCAGCATCGGTCTGGCCACCAACTTCCGCGAGCTGGCCAAGTACTTTGCCGGCGGAAAGATCCTGTACCACTATGTCTTCACCCAGGGATTCAACGTCATCCTGACTCTGTTCCTGGCCTGGCTGATGTTCATGGTCTTCTTCCCCGGCGTAACTGAACATCTGATGGAAATCAGATAA
- a CDS encoding NF038143 family protein produces the protein MDQDFEQRFTAIFQREEQFAHTLATSVIQKPKLSVWMFLVPILFIYHANHIKRYKNNLANFQQGFTRTKLHALNLAREELVRGEKKEEREMDLFADYDVDGPNVQEVRNRQMEEIRLLIKHYRSLLRSSGRDYPELVRSAYKTKNEYKKFLNKLNQAEKEVNKAALHAFHDSDDSRKVVSEMEKQASILRNQEAGSIFSS, from the coding sequence ATGGATCAGGATTTTGAGCAGAGGTTTACCGCAATTTTTCAAAGGGAGGAGCAGTTTGCTCATACCCTGGCGACTTCTGTTATCCAGAAGCCCAAGTTGAGCGTATGGATGTTTTTGGTGCCTATTCTTTTTATTTACCATGCCAACCATATAAAACGCTATAAGAACAATCTGGCCAATTTTCAGCAAGGGTTTACACGCACCAAGCTGCATGCCCTCAACCTGGCCAGGGAGGAACTGGTTCGCGGAGAAAAAAAAGAGGAACGGGAGATGGATCTTTTTGCGGACTACGATGTTGACGGCCCCAACGTTCAGGAGGTCCGCAACAGGCAGATGGAGGAAATCCGCCTGCTCATAAAACATTACCGCAGTCTTCTTCGAAGCTCCGGCAGGGATTACCCCGAACTGGTCAGATCTGCCTACAAGACCAAAAATGAATACAAGAAGTTTTTGAACAAGCTGAACCAGGCTGAGAAAGAAGTAAACAAGGCCGCCCTGCATGCTTTTCACGACAGTGACGACAGCCGCAAGGTGGTTTCGGAGATGGAAAAACAAGCTTCCATACTGCGCAACCAGGAAGCCGGCAGCATTTTCAGTTCCTGA
- the gap gene encoding type I glyceraldehyde-3-phosphate dehydrogenase: protein MSKKVRVGINGFGRIGRQVLKAIWKYHRDTIEVVAVNDLFDINTNAHLLSRDTSYGPFEPSISVQGDAIHVGDDFVVHNSAERDPRLIPWGSLGVDVVLECTGIFRTKEKASMHLEAGAKKVIISAPAKEEDITIVLGVNESDYDPDRHHIISNASCTTNCLAPVVKVVHEHFGISKGVMTTVHAYTNDQRILDLPHSDLRRARAAACNMIPTSTGAAKAVALVMPEMEGKFSGFSVRVPVPTVSLVDFVCELERDASTEDLRSVLKSAAQGPLQGILGYSEDPLVSSDFIGDPRSSIVEADFTMVQSGNIAKIYAWYDNEWGYSCRIGDLVAYMADKGL from the coding sequence ATGAGCAAAAAGGTAAGAGTAGGAATAAACGGCTTTGGCCGCATCGGGCGGCAGGTACTAAAAGCCATATGGAAATATCACCGGGATACCATTGAAGTCGTGGCGGTGAACGACCTTTTCGACATCAACACCAATGCCCATCTTTTGTCCCGGGATACCAGCTATGGTCCTTTTGAGCCCAGTATCAGCGTCCAGGGTGACGCCATCCACGTAGGCGATGACTTTGTTGTGCACAACAGCGCTGAACGCGATCCGAGGCTTATTCCCTGGGGTTCTCTCGGCGTGGACGTGGTACTGGAATGCACCGGAATTTTCCGCACCAAAGAAAAGGCTTCCATGCACTTAGAGGCCGGCGCCAAAAAGGTCATTATATCCGCCCCTGCCAAGGAAGAGGATATAACCATCGTCCTGGGCGTGAACGAGTCCGATTACGACCCGGACAGACACCACATCATCTCCAACGCCTCCTGCACCACCAACTGCCTTGCTCCGGTGGTCAAGGTAGTTCACGAGCATTTCGGCATTAGCAAGGGGGTTATGACCACAGTCCACGCTTATACCAATGACCAGCGCATACTTGATTTGCCCCATTCCGATTTGCGACGTGCCCGGGCAGCGGCCTGCAACATGATACCCACTTCCACCGGGGCGGCCAAGGCCGTGGCTCTGGTTATGCCTGAGATGGAGGGCAAGTTTTCCGGGTTCTCCGTGCGTGTGCCTGTACCTACTGTTTCCCTGGTGGACTTCGTCTGCGAGCTGGAACGCGACGCAAGCACCGAGGATTTGCGCTCAGTACTCAAGAGTGCAGCCCAAGGCCCGCTGCAGGGCATCCTGGGCTATTCAGAAGACCCGCTGGTCTCATCAGATTTTATCGGTGATCCCCGTTCATCGATTGTAGAAGCCGACTTCACCATGGTTCAGTCCGGGAACATAGCCAAGATATATGCATGGTACGACAACGAATGGGGCTATTCCTGCCGTATCGGCGACCTGGTGGCCTACATGGCTGATAAGGGGCTGTGA
- a CDS encoding GAF domain-containing protein gives MESKELYKTIYKIARVVNSSLEPREVLGQIVEQVTKAMNAKGCFIRLLDRSGTVLKPDAYYGLSERYAHKGTVEVAKSKLDQEALEGRPVYIEDVRTDHRFQYPQQASEEGIVSLLVVPLTAQGDKIIGVLRVYSGQARSFTDEEMDFLSCTANLCGIALENARMYHALKRTSELANEYVYQVFED, from the coding sequence ATGGAATCCAAAGAACTCTATAAAACCATTTACAAGATCGCCAGGGTAGTCAATTCTTCACTGGAACCAAGAGAGGTCCTGGGGCAGATTGTGGAACAGGTCACCAAGGCCATGAACGCTAAGGGCTGCTTTATCCGGCTGCTGGACAGGAGTGGCACTGTTCTCAAGCCAGATGCCTACTACGGCCTGAGTGAACGTTACGCCCATAAAGGGACTGTGGAAGTGGCCAAGAGCAAGCTGGACCAGGAAGCCCTTGAAGGCAGGCCGGTCTATATCGAAGACGTGCGGACCGATCACCGGTTTCAATATCCGCAGCAGGCATCGGAAGAGGGCATAGTCTCGCTGCTGGTGGTTCCGCTCACAGCCCAGGGGGACAAGATAATCGGTGTTCTGCGGGTATATTCAGGGCAGGCCCGCAGTTTTACCGATGAAGAAATGGATTTTCTGAGCTGCACCGCCAACCTGTGCGGCATAGCCCTGGAAAACGCCCGCATGTACCACGCACTGAAGCGGACCAGCGAACTGGCCAACGAATATGTATACCAGGTCTTTGAGGACTAA
- a CDS encoding transposase: MPFTYEDEPFFSAYQAITDVWKNRKPQRVVAESFNISRNTLKDWDHSFALYGTVALLPEISHEQVDPALERLVILVKLSRPHERANHALRLAKALGIEDASLEHIRQIQRSYGYGQRMDEADICFWSGLQHILESVIKQKEKPPARPVHNLHDRPGTFFNYQRDHLQHRVELFKALSKLEKKRQIRPVLQEFGMAPNRFYVLKNRYMLYGVWGLADLVQKGQTGEKISPQLELQIIEERLMDPSLSTAKMIKKLNLKCSRANVQKIYARWKLSRFKKPVAIRGVISSPVPAQVTEKQSPVEASAKSRFPDLVDTSGLKVNRSFLQFIKHLAYRKVVISNPGTLIVAPFLDQLGVIEAWHTYGPNSLRTSEITNNIIVNVMRIIAGFPSIHDFTLNADRSVAVASGLVLNPGKTRFYDAFDEIRFSHLQFLRNDASCRARELGIIEGKEIAIDYHCDPSDSRFPEDKALSKAPDKNGDMTYAHRPQILWDSMTNTIINIAYCEGKSRAPSALYRFCERNLFMIIDPDVIKEIYADSEYTGEKQLIYLTVRSESDITMCLKQNPKIKRWKEATIQQGVWQDYREQYRIASKDFILPETKKPFRFVVKQNKETSEIRCFGSTHTDYSPTKILDAYHIRWPVETGIKDLIENYFLNKPTGTSPEKVEAHYYCIMLARLAVDYFRSQLCIPQWQSPEDWKCVLSTIRTSIFSNQNCELSLDDSGDLLITYLDGDRQGIKKRLAELLTSRKETGLNRVSWWGNRGVQIQVKDQYAI; this comes from the coding sequence GTGCCTTTTACTTATGAAGACGAACCATTCTTCTCTGCCTATCAGGCCATCACCGATGTATGGAAAAATCGAAAACCACAAAGGGTTGTGGCTGAATCTTTCAACATCAGTCGAAACACCTTGAAAGACTGGGATCACTCATTTGCTCTTTATGGGACCGTGGCTCTTTTACCGGAGATATCTCATGAGCAGGTTGACCCGGCTCTGGAGCGACTGGTTATCCTGGTCAAACTTTCAAGACCACATGAACGTGCCAACCATGCCTTACGACTCGCCAAGGCCCTGGGGATTGAAGACGCCTCCTTGGAACATATCCGCCAGATTCAGCGTTCTTATGGCTATGGCCAGCGAATGGATGAAGCAGACATTTGTTTTTGGTCCGGCCTGCAACATATCCTGGAATCCGTAATCAAGCAAAAAGAAAAACCGCCTGCCAGGCCAGTTCATAACCTGCACGACCGGCCTGGTACTTTTTTCAATTATCAGCGCGACCACCTTCAACATCGAGTTGAGCTATTCAAGGCCTTATCCAAGCTTGAAAAAAAACGCCAGATTCGCCCAGTGCTTCAAGAATTCGGCATGGCCCCCAATCGGTTCTATGTGTTGAAAAACCGGTATATGCTCTATGGGGTCTGGGGCCTGGCTGATCTTGTCCAAAAGGGGCAAACCGGTGAGAAGATTTCCCCCCAGCTGGAGCTTCAAATCATAGAAGAAAGACTGATGGATCCGTCCCTGTCCACAGCCAAGATGATAAAAAAGCTCAATTTGAAATGTTCCCGGGCCAATGTCCAAAAGATCTATGCTCGATGGAAACTCTCACGATTCAAAAAACCCGTTGCCATCCGAGGTGTTATCTCCAGCCCGGTTCCGGCTCAGGTGACTGAGAAACAGTCACCGGTAGAAGCCTCGGCCAAATCCCGATTTCCTGATCTCGTTGATACCTCCGGGCTCAAAGTGAACCGTTCTTTCCTTCAATTCATCAAGCACCTGGCCTACCGCAAGGTGGTCATCAGCAACCCAGGAACTTTGATCGTGGCTCCTTTCCTGGATCAATTAGGGGTCATTGAAGCATGGCACACCTACGGCCCAAACAGCCTGCGCACTTCTGAGATCACCAACAATATTATCGTGAATGTCATGCGCATTATCGCTGGTTTTCCCAGCATCCATGACTTTACACTCAATGCTGACCGCTCTGTAGCCGTGGCTTCAGGACTGGTTCTCAACCCAGGAAAAACCAGATTCTACGATGCATTCGATGAGATTCGCTTCAGCCATTTGCAGTTCCTGCGAAACGATGCCTCTTGCCGGGCCAGGGAACTGGGGATCATTGAGGGCAAAGAGATTGCCATAGATTATCACTGTGATCCCTCGGATAGCCGGTTTCCTGAAGACAAAGCATTGAGCAAGGCTCCTGATAAAAACGGTGATATGACGTACGCTCACAGGCCGCAGATCCTCTGGGACAGCATGACCAACACCATCATTAATATCGCCTACTGTGAAGGCAAGTCCAGGGCTCCGTCAGCCCTGTACCGCTTCTGTGAACGAAACCTGTTTATGATCATTGACCCTGACGTTATCAAGGAAATTTATGCAGATTCCGAGTATACCGGAGAAAAACAGCTGATATATTTGACTGTTCGTTCGGAATCGGACATTACCATGTGCCTCAAACAAAACCCCAAGATCAAGCGTTGGAAAGAGGCAACCATCCAGCAAGGGGTCTGGCAGGATTACCGGGAGCAATATCGCATTGCCAGTAAGGACTTCATTCTCCCAGAAACAAAAAAGCCCTTTCGTTTTGTGGTCAAGCAAAACAAAGAAACCAGTGAGATCCGCTGCTTTGGAAGTACACATACAGACTACAGCCCGACCAAGATCCTGGATGCCTACCACATCCGCTGGCCGGTGGAAACTGGCATCAAAGATCTTATCGAGAACTACTTCCTGAACAAACCCACAGGCACGTCTCCAGAAAAAGTGGAGGCTCATTACTATTGCATCATGCTTGCTCGGCTCGCTGTTGATTATTTTCGGTCCCAGCTATGTATACCTCAGTGGCAAAGCCCTGAAGACTGGAAATGTGTCTTGTCCACCATCCGAACCAGCATATTCAGCAATCAAAACTGCGAACTGAGCCTTGATGACTCCGGCGACCTCCTCATTACATATCTGGACGGAGATCGTCAGGGGATTAAAAAGAGACTTGCCGAACTTCTTACCAGCAGAAAAGAAACAGGCCTCAACCGCGTTTCCTGGTGGGGAAATCGAGGCGTTCAGATTCAGGTCAAAGATCAGTATGCCATATGA
- a CDS encoding Druantia anti-phage system protein DruA, protein MHTKPHPSYLLSVRLQPIKREQESLFKSLMAKYHYLGASPKISETLWYVATYSDQWVALLTFSAAALKCAARDRWIGWEYRHRFDRLKLLANNTRFLILPGWNLPNLGSRILSLCAKRISFDWQQHFGHPLLLLETFVDPRRYTGTVYRASNWTELGLTKGFKRVGQGYSAKPSSPKLIFVLPLQANARKLLSCAILNAAYQKGEPKMTMNAKQMESLPDYFKTVTDPRRTHGRRHRISTVLSIAAAATLCGMKGYKAIYGWANKLGQKARQRFRCRKENGKYVIPSQFVIRDVLVRADPVELDLAMQRFNEDQGLEDTCLAFDGKTMKNAIDENARQTHIASVVGHESKTTHTQKK, encoded by the coding sequence ATGCACACAAAGCCCCATCCTTCATATTTGCTCAGCGTAAGGCTGCAACCAATCAAAAGGGAGCAGGAAAGCCTGTTCAAGTCTTTGATGGCCAAGTATCACTATCTTGGAGCCTCGCCTAAAATCAGCGAAACGCTCTGGTATGTCGCCACCTACTCTGATCAGTGGGTTGCCCTGCTTACATTCTCGGCTGCAGCCTTGAAATGCGCGGCCAGGGACCGTTGGATTGGATGGGAATATCGGCATCGGTTTGACCGCTTGAAGCTTCTGGCCAACAACACTCGTTTTCTTATTCTGCCGGGCTGGAATCTGCCAAACCTGGGATCTCGCATCCTATCGCTTTGTGCAAAGCGCATCTCTTTTGATTGGCAACAACATTTTGGCCACCCACTGCTGCTCCTGGAAACCTTTGTAGATCCCAGACGTTACACAGGCACTGTATACCGCGCCTCAAACTGGACAGAGCTTGGACTGACCAAAGGCTTTAAAAGAGTCGGCCAAGGATACAGTGCCAAACCTTCATCCCCCAAACTCATCTTTGTCTTGCCGCTTCAAGCCAACGCCAGAAAACTGTTGTCTTGTGCCATTCTTAACGCAGCATATCAAAAAGGAGAACCCAAAATGACCATGAATGCTAAACAGATGGAATCACTCCCGGATTACTTCAAAACTGTCACCGACCCTCGAAGAACACATGGACGCCGTCATCGAATCTCTACAGTTCTGTCCATTGCAGCAGCAGCCACCCTGTGCGGAATGAAAGGCTACAAGGCCATTTATGGCTGGGCCAACAAACTGGGACAAAAGGCCCGGCAACGGTTTCGGTGCCGCAAGGAAAATGGAAAATATGTTATCCCCAGTCAGTTCGTCATACGTGATGTTCTAGTCCGTGCGGACCCAGTTGAATTAGATCTGGCTATGCAACGCTTTAACGAAGATCAAGGCCTCGAAGACACTTGTCTGGCTTTTGATGGCAAAACCATGAAAAACGCCATTGATGAAAATGCCCGGCAAACCCATATTGCCAGTGTTGTTGGCCATGAATCCAAGACCACCCACACCCAAAAAAAGTAG
- a CDS encoding DDE transposase family protein — protein sequence MFIPILEQIEISGKTITADALLTQKKLAEYIVGRNAAYLFTVKKNQPTLYFDIKKYFEHRKEPDYCLQDPPGHGRIDTRSIWTTTELNEYLEFPHVGQAFCIHKKSYDPKTNKVCENTF from the coding sequence ATGTTTATCCCCATCCTGGAACAAATAGAAATCTCCGGGAAAACTATCACCGCCGACGCGCTTCTTACTCAGAAAAAACTGGCCGAATACATCGTTGGGCGCAACGCAGCCTACCTTTTTACCGTCAAAAAAAACCAGCCCACTCTCTACTTCGACATCAAGAAATACTTTGAACACCGCAAAGAACCTGACTATTGCCTCCAAGATCCACCAGGTCATGGCCGAATAGATACCCGCTCCATATGGACTACCACCGAGCTAAATGAATACCTTGAATTTCCCCATGTTGGCCAGGCGTTTTGCATTCATAAAAAAAGCTATGACCCAAAAACCAATAAAGTCTGTGAAAACACTTTTTGA
- the tnpB gene encoding IS66 family insertion sequence element accessory protein TnpB (TnpB, as the term is used for proteins encoded by IS66 family insertion elements, is considered an accessory protein, since TnpC, encoded by a neighboring gene, is a DDE family transposase.): MIQLTPQMRILVAVEPVDFRKGIDGLTKICRQRIKSDPFSGCVFVFCNKKKTAIKKCFHRLYWFLGHSFFYECKTPGQHGEIQGIHLARW, translated from the coding sequence ATGATTCAGCTCACTCCCCAGATGCGCATCCTTGTAGCTGTGGAGCCTGTTGATTTCAGAAAAGGGATCGACGGGCTGACAAAAATCTGCCGGCAGAGGATCAAATCAGATCCCTTTTCAGGCTGTGTCTTTGTCTTTTGCAACAAAAAGAAAACAGCCATCAAAAAGTGTTTTCACAGACTTTATTGGTTTTTGGGTCATAGCTTTTTTTATGAATGCAAAACGCCTGGCCAACATGGGGAAATTCAAGGTATTCATTTAGCTCGGTGGTAG
- the tnpA gene encoding IS66 family insertion sequence element accessory protein TnpA has protein sequence MQTKSQKYTPEERAGFWSAHINKWRQGSLTKAEYCRRAELSKHAFYYWCKKLGHTYSRKTQEENAIVPVPLKVVQEKTHTPLRLMVNNYRVDIPGDFQQEVLAKLVRTLEEIT, from the coding sequence ATGCAAACCAAGTCACAGAAGTACACGCCTGAGGAGCGGGCCGGATTCTGGTCCGCGCATATCAACAAGTGGAGGCAGGGCAGCCTGACCAAAGCCGAATACTGCCGCAGGGCAGAACTGTCCAAGCATGCCTTCTATTACTGGTGCAAAAAGCTTGGGCACACCTATTCCAGGAAAACCCAGGAGGAAAATGCCATCGTGCCGGTGCCCCTGAAGGTTGTCCAGGAGAAAACCCATACGCCTCTGCGTCTGATGGTCAACAATTACCGGGTGGATATCCCGGGTGATTTCCAGCAGGAAGTACTGGCCAAGCTTGTCCGTACTCTGGAGGAGATCACGTGA
- the tnpB gene encoding IS66 family insertion sequence element accessory protein TnpB (TnpB, as the term is used for proteins encoded by IS66 family insertion elements, is considered an accessory protein, since TnpC, encoded by a neighboring gene, is a DDE family transposase.), translating to MIAVSQAKVYLVTGHTDMRKAIDGLSIMVQAQLEHDPFSGHLFVFCNRQRTIIKILYWDTNGFCLWQKRLEKQSFKWPASKQEVMELDARQLVWLLDGLDPVQVRGHKELKFSTLF from the coding sequence GTGATCGCGGTAAGTCAGGCCAAGGTGTATCTGGTCACCGGACATACCGACATGCGCAAGGCCATAGACGGGTTGTCCATCATGGTCCAGGCTCAGCTGGAGCATGACCCCTTTTCCGGTCATCTGTTTGTCTTCTGCAACAGGCAGCGAACCATCATCAAGATCCTGTACTGGGACACAAACGGTTTTTGCCTGTGGCAAAAGCGCCTGGAGAAGCAAAGCTTCAAGTGGCCTGCATCAAAGCAGGAAGTTATGGAGCTTGATGCGAGGCAGCTTGTTTGGCTTTTAGACGGTCTGGACCCTGTGCAGGTCAGGGGGCACAAAGAGTTAAAATTTTCCACATTATTTTAG